The Triticum aestivum cultivar Chinese Spring chromosome 6D, IWGSC CS RefSeq v2.1, whole genome shotgun sequence genomic sequence TTAAGCACGTCGCCGATAAGGTCCACGCCATGGGCCTCAAGTTCGGCATCCACCTCATGAATGGCATCAGCACCCAGGCCGTCAACGCCAGCACCCCCATCCTCGACGTCGACACGGTACACCGTACTCACTCTCCGTCGATCGTggacctcttttcttttcttttctttttttacaaTAACCGATCTTCGTTTCATCTTCAAATCCACTTACTTCGCAATACACTTGCACCGTAAGAAAAGAAAATTCCTAGTGTGAATGTCTTACTAGTGAGTGCATATTTGAGGAGGTATCACGACCTGGCAGACAACCATAAAAGAAAATCTTAGTGGTTTACCATAATTTTATTCAGGGAAAAGCCTACGTAGAGGATGGCCGGCAATGGACGGCGAGCGACATAGGCCTCACCCACAGGACCTGCGCGTGGATGTCGAACGGGTTCATGAGCGTAAACACCGACGCGGGGGCCGGGCGAGCGTTCCTCAGGTCTCTTTACCGGCAGTACGCCGATTGGGGTGTCAATTTCGGTAAGCCGCCGACTCCGGGCCCAAACTTCGGAGTGTTTTTCAGTTACTACATTATTCTGAATTTCAGAAGCAACTGTTGGTAACATAAAACTGTTCTTGTTTGCAGTGAAGTTAGATTGCATCTTCGGCACAGACTACAGCCCGAAGGAGATCATGGCTGTTTCAGaggttttagatatttcaataaggactacatacgaatatatatagacatattgtagagtgtagattcacttattttactCCGCATGTAGTCCCcatttggaatctctaaaaagacttatatttcggaacgGATGGAGTAGCTTCCATTCTGGGATAACAATTGGTGGGTTACCTGTTGAAACCAGTTCATGCGAATGAACACATTGTTGCGTTCACTGCAGACCCTGAAAGAGCTTGAGCGGCCGGTCATCCTGTCCATCTCCCCCGGAACCGAAGTCACTCCGGCATTAGCCGAGAACATCACCCAGCACGTTGACATGTACAGGATAACAGGGGACGACTGGGACAGCTGGAAAGATGTTCGCCCGCATTTCGATGTCGCCAGGTGACCAGATAGCATCAGATAAATTCTAGCCATATATTCTCAGCATGTTGACTTGTAATCTCAAGTAAAAGTCAGTCAGTTTATTCTATCTTCTTTTTCACCTGCATAaacatatatatgatgatatacaGATCATTTGCCGATGCGAATAAGATCGGCGCCACCGGATTGAGAGGGAGGTCTTGGCCTGACTTGGACATGCTTCCGTTCGGCAGGCTTACTGATGCAGGTGATCATTCGTACCATAACTTTGTGGCATTCCCTTTTTGGTAATGCACAGCTGTTCTAAGTCCATGCACATTGGTGACCAATCATTGGAAAACGCTTGATATTTCTCTCATACAGGTGTTAACCAGGGCCCTCACAGAAGCACTAACCTTACATTCGACGAGCAATTAACACAGGTTTGCATTGCACTTGAAGAAACTTCATTTCTGTTTTCCAAGTTGCAACCCAAAGTCTTACAGCATTTTTGCAAACTGGCATGACCTTGCAGATGGTGCTTTGGTCGATGGCCAAATCCCCCCTCATGTATGGAGGTGACTTGAGGCATCTCAACGATGATACATTCGATCTAATCACCCACCCTACTCTGCTGAAGATTAATCACCACACTAAAAACAACATGGAGGTAAACAATATACTATTAATTGAAGTCTGGAGATTCCTGCTGCAACATAGAGTGAACAGGAAGTTAACTTGTGGATTTTTTTTTCAGTTTGGTTATATTCACAGTGAAAGGACTTCAGAACGCAATGAACATTCTGGTCGCTCGGACCTGACAAACAATGGTGGAACTGTTCTTGGTCTTGCTACCTGCAACGATAAGAACACCGGTGGATGGCACAGTTCCTCAAAAGATCACATTTGCAGAGGCTTTGGAATCCAGAATGACAATGCCTCATTTTGCATGTCCAAAGCAAAACTTCTTCCAACATCGTAAGTGCCTCGCAAGAAAACAATTCGTGAAAGGAAGCAGTACTAGTTTTTTCACTTGTATGTAAGATCCACACATATTATGTGCTTCAGGGATGGAGTTACCATGAGCGGTGTGGAAGACCAAGCGAAGTTCCATCTGGTGGGTATTGACACCAATGATGGTTGCTTGGATGCATCTGTCAGTCCCATGTTCTCGACCTGCGAACAGCATTCAAAGCAGGTACCTGAAGAACACACATTGGTAACCTAGTAAGAGAACGGGATCCATACAGAGTGAGGCTGAATTCCAGTGTTTCTTGGAGCATTTTGTTTCATGAAGTTGCTTGATTCACTTAGCTATTTACCTGTCGCGACAGCCAAAAACTGGACACTTAAATCATATTTTGCCCATACCAACTGCAGGTCTGGGAGCTAACGGAGAATGGACAACTTAAAAGCAGCTACTCAGGATTGTGTGCTACAATGAAGTCCAGCAAGGAAGGAGGTATAAGTTACTCCATAACGAGTCACCACAAATTAATCGCTATTTTTATCTAAGTAGCACTCTTGTTTGATGCAACAGAGAGTGAAACTACTGGAGCACGAGCATGGACAGCAACTGGAGACAAAGGTACTTTTACCTAAGCAGCATGCATCTTTGCCAATGCATACATGGCGAATAAGCATCCCTTTTCTTTGCGCTGATTCTTTGTCCTCCATGGAGCAGGAGAGATCTACCTGGCCTTCTTCAACCTTGACACTGCGAGCAGGAAGATTGCTGTAAGGGTGCCGGATCTAGAGAAGGTTGCAGGGCAAAAGTTGGCAAGGAAACACCTGTGCACCTGCACTGAAGTCTGGAGTGGAAAGAGCCGGAGTCTCATGAAGGGGGACATCTCAGAGGTGGTGAGCGCACATGGCTCCATACTGTTTGAAATCCAGTGTTGAGGTCTCCCTAATGTTCGCTAGTTCATCTTGGAACTTGGAAGCATAGGACGATTGGGTGTAAATTCTTTAGTTGCTGTCAATCCTTTGTAGAACATAGTCCTAATAAAGTAAGCATTTTAATCGATACTAGCAATGTGTATGTGCAGTGCATGTGTTGACAAAAGTAGACTAATTAAAGCATTAAATTTACCTAAAGCACCGAGAAGTATAAATTCCAAAACCCAAATTCTGAGATGTGTGGGATGAGGGTTTCTTCCAAATAGTGATCTAGTCCATAACCAACTGTTATAACATGCGATACTGTTCCTCTGAAGCACAACCAAGCACTAGTAACAGAAGGTATAGCAAGGCCACTGATGAAACAAAGATGCTACTGTGATTTTATAACACAACTATGAAATTTGGAAGAAAACCCTTGCCAAAGCACATACAGAAGAAGGGTATCTTGAAGTTGAATGGGATGAGATGTCTCCAGTACCATGTGGTTCAGTTGTTTTTGGTGAATGTACATGAGAAAAATATTCCTACAATTTTAACCTGACATCTAGGATGGTTCGAATTCAAGCAACCAATCACATGGATTGCCTTTTCCTAGGATATCACTTGGTACAAGCAACTGAACAAATTCTACTGTGAAGCAGTTCAGAACAGAGCACCCTATCAAGAAGCTACTTGTGAAAAGCTTAGCTCTGGTTTGCTTGACGTAGCTATTTCTGAACTGCTTTCAGAACCTGTATCTGGCTTGCTTGCAGAGTTTGAATTTGGTAATATCCTGGGGGTTTTCTTGGAAGCACCAACTGCTTCCAAAGTACTTAACACTGGCTTGCTTGGACTAGCCATTTCCAAATTGCTTGCAGAATCTCTACTTGACTCTCTTGCAGAGTTTGAGGTTTGTACCCTCCTGGGTTTATTGGCGGAGGTACCAAATGCTTCCAGAGCATCAAGGAAGAACTTTTTATTCGGAACAATACCCTGCTTATTCATTCGCTGGAGCAGCTTCTGGACAAGCATCTTATCGTTTGCCCTGGTGTAGGCCTTGTAAAGCAGCTTATATGTGGAAGCACTGGGCACTACACCTTTCTCAATCGCACTATCCAACAGCCGATCTGCTTCCATAGGCAAGCGGTTCATGCAGTAGGCATCAAGCATTGCATTCAACGAAGATAGGGGAACAGTACTTTGTGAGCTTACGAGCTCATCAAATATCTGCTGGGCCTTTGAGACGCAATCACAATATGCATACATGTTGATGAGACACTCTTGCGTCACATAATTCGGTTTGAATCCCAATTCTCCCATCTTCTCAAGTACAGACTCAGCTTTCTCTCTAAGCCTTGCTTTCCCATAGTTTGTTATCATGGAATTAAACGTTGGGTGGGTAGGTCTCTCCTTGGACCGCAATAAACTCTTGAACACCTGCTCCATCTTGTCGAATGTCTGCTTTCGCCCATACGAATCTATGAGTATGTTGAATGTGATCACATCTGGACGGCACTGCTTGCTTTTCATCCGCACCAATACAGACTCCATCTCTGCAATCATGCCATTCTTCCCATATCCGTCGATCACTCCATTATATGTGTAGATATCTGGAGAGACTATGCTTTCATCCAGATCCTTGAAAAGGATGTCCACCTGCTTCGTGTCGCTAGCCCGAGCACAGGCCCTCAAGAGGATGTTGTACGTCACGATATTCGGCTGGCATCTCTCCATGCCCTTCATCTTGTCAAAATAGCCGAGAGCTTTCACCAAAGCCTTACTCTTGTCCCGTGAATGCAGATGCGCACCGATAAGGGAATTGTATACCGAAGTGTCCGGCTTGCACCCGCTGTTGCGCATCTGGGAGAAGAGCCACATGGCCATCCGTATTTGCCCCTTCCTTCCCATCACAGATATGAGCTTGGAATAGATGCCGTTGTCAGCCACGTACCACCGCTGCTTCTGCATCCACCTGAAAATCTAGCAGAGCACAGTGCATTAGAGAAACGAGCAGAAATATCTAACAAACATCAACTCCACAAATCATAAACCGTTGACCCACATGGACGTCTGAAATCTTATCTAGAGTTCTAGAGCAATCCTACATCAAGGTACCTTATGTAAGTTAAGCAAGACACTGGCTCTAGCTCATGAATGAATGATCTAGTAACCCTGATTGAGTTGGGCGCAAGGGTAGGGCATGGTGGCTCACCTCGAGGCACTGGACCCAGCCGTCGCGGCGGCCGAGCTCCTCGAAGAGGAGGAAGCAGTGCTCGGTGCGGACCACCTTGACGTGGCGGTCCAGCACGGACACCAGCCGGTCCTTGCCGCCGTCGGTCTTGCGCAGGAAGAACCGCACCAGCTCCGCGGCCTCGGCGGCCGGGTCGGCCTCCCCCTCCCCGGCGCCCGCCCGCCTCCGCTTGCCCCTGGCCGGCGCGCCCGCGGGCGAGGCCGCCACCGCGACGCGGCGCGGGGAAGCGGCGGCCGGGTGGCGCTGCGGCCACGGCGGGGTCGACGTGCTTGGGTAGGCGAGCATCTGGGCCGTGCGGTAGTCGTCAATGGAGGATGGGCTTCGGGGGTTGCATTGGAGCGCGGGGAATGGCGAGGGCGAGCTCGGAGAATTCGCAGCGGCCGGGAGGGAGAGGTTCTGGGTTCTGGATAGGGGAGGAGGGGATTAGGGGGGTTTGGACGGCTGGGATGGTTGGTTTTGGGGGATGGACGGTGGATTTTGCGTGGGATTAATGGAGGCGTGAATTGAAAAAAAGGAACCGGATTAGGATCGGGGGAATTGAACCCGACGTGAATCGAACACGCAACCTTCTGATCTGGAGTCAGACGCGCTACCATTGCGCCACGGATCCGGTGTGCTACTGATCGTTAATTAAGTTATATCACAGTACGGACCTCCGAATCAGTATTACCCTTGACTCATTACTAATCTGAGTTCTTATTCAAAGAAAATAAAGGTGTTTCCCTCGTTACATTTCACTAAAATGCATAAAATATCCACAACGGCACGAACGGAGTAGCTGATCAGAAAGGATTCTTGCTGATTACCAGCCGAATTGAAAAGGCGACACAAGCACAAAACGCTACAAGCCTAGGTCAGAAGCTAGATCAATTCACGCATTGGAACCAGTTTGTGTGGACCAAGGACAAATGTTGTCGTTATTCGTCAGTTGCATCCGGCAGGAAGATAAACCCCAAGTAATCATCTGGAGTTCCCTCCCGACGATTATTTAGGAGATGTAAACATCGCAAAATCAGTGCCGGTTGAGCATCTTCACATTGAGATCTTCCATTGGTGCAGGTGCACTCTTAGCTTCCCAATGACACATGAGATACTTCTTCATACGCGGGCCTGTAAAAATAGTCTATTTCGTAAGGTCCGAACATCAACAAAACTAAACAGATTGCAGACATCCATTTTCTTTCTTTGCAGCCAATCAGACAAGCATGTTGGCATATCCAACTCGAATAGATCAGAAAGGATTTATGGGACAGCCTTACCAACAAATTCAATTAATAGGTATTGCACATTCTACAGTTCCTTCCAAAATAAGCAAGTCATATCATCTACTAGACGCCGTTTAGCAAGCTTATAACGGGTTGgaatttttttttggggggggggggggggggggatcagtCTATCACTAACATGAGAGATCCGGTAGTCATAGCTTTAGTAAAAAAAAGTATGTAAAGCATAATTGCTAAAGCTAATAGGCATGATTTTCTTCATCTCTTTCATATCATTTTTCTTTTGGAAACAATTGCGAAGTTTAACATAAAGACATCCAAAGTGCCATTTTCATGTCGTTGACAAGGACCATAAAATTCATTTTTATAAGGTTACAAGAATTTTGATAAAAAGGAAGGAATGCCCATAAGTGTATGGGGCCCCATGGGTAAGACCTTATGGTGCATCATTGATCAACTTGAGGAAAAGGTTTCTACAGAGTGGCATTTTTAGCACCAGTGACGATACCATCAGGGGTCCCAAAGCCAACACCAAGTTGAACATTCAGGTTTGGTTCCTAACCAAAAATGTTGTTATAAAAAGAGGTAGCTACCTCAAGCATCTCGGCAGTGGAGTAGACATGACCATCACCCCTTATTTAAATTTCCTATCCCTAGATTTTCTACCATGTGATGTTTTCTTCCTTTCTCCAAGTAGATTCTAGTTTAGATTTAATGTTTCGTTCCCTTTATAGCATCAGAGATGCAATTTTGTTCAGCAAATACATCCATGATGTCATATTCTTTCAAGAGGTTTTGTAGTTTTCTTAAGAAAAACTTCTAAATACCCCATCCTTTGATTCCCCGCTTCTCAAGTGTCTAGATAGAATTACTAGGTGTCAATGGGACATGAGCGTGTAGAAGGGATGCCCCAAGTTTTATGAATACAAGGAAAAacgtgggggcggggggggggggggtggaaacCACCATTTATCAAATCTAAAAGGCTTTAGGGAGGTTACCCTCGGAGATTCAATATCTTGGGAAGTGCTTTTAGAGAAGAAAGGGGGAAATGATAATCCCAATCAACCGAGGAAAATACCCTATCAGCAGAAATAGGATTATTTTGGTTAGTTCTCCAAGTATAACATTTATTAGAGATAGAAATATCAAGCAAAACCCACTTTTGATTCATTAGTTAAAGAGAATAGGCCCAATGGGGTTTCACTACAATGTTGTTTTATCTTATGCTTCTCTAACCAGATTAAAGTCGTCAGCCAAGAGGGATCACATTTCACAATTTCTTCATTGCGCGACATACATGATGAGCAGTCTCAAACCAAGAAAAAATTTACAACCCCTTCGAAGCTTGTCCCTAACGACCATATAATAAGCATGGACTTTGAATTTACACGCGCTAGAGGATGTGGTCATTTTCTTGTGGTTAGTCTAGCAAAAATGCAACACATAATGGATTTAGGAGGCTCGAAGCAGAGTGACACGAGAGACCTCCTATGTGGGTCAGCTCACTAGCATGACCCAAATGACATCACTCTTTTATTAATTTGTTCTATTTCTCATTTATGTAATTATTTGTTTCAAAATCATTTTATTAAAATATTGTCAAAGTGACTTTGAATATAATAAAAATCATTACGTAAATTATAGAAGGCCACCTATGTGCATATAAATGTTATAATGTATTGAAAATGTTTGTGTTTACACAATATTATATTCACATGTTAAAATGTttacatatttaaaaaaaatcatagattTAGAAAAAATATTGTACGCATATAAATAAATACACATCACATGTTTCTTAAATCTATACAAAAATATATCCATGCATTAAAAAGATTACGCGTGTTTGAGAAAAATCAAAGTTTTAAAAAGTTGTCCAAACATGTATGAATATGCGTCCATATAGTGTGAAACAATGTTCAATTCCAAAATGAGGTAAAAACATAAAtcaaagaaaagaagtaaaaaaagGTGAAATTTGCATtaaaaaaagaaaggaagaaaaggaaaataaaaggacgaactaaaaacaggaaggaaacgaaaaacaaaagaaagaatgaGTGACACGAGAAACCTCCTATGTGAGCCAGCTCACTATCACGGCCCAAATGAGATTGCTATTTTATTAATTTTTGTAAGAAATATTTTTCAATAACATGTTATTAAAATATTATTAGAGTAACTTTGAATATTAAAAATTATCACATAAATTAGAAATGTCACCTATGTACATATAGAGGTTCGTAATTATTTGAAAATGTTTGTGTATACAAAACAATTATATTCACGTATTTAAAATTTACATATTTTTCAAAAAACATGGATATAGAAAAGGTTCATATGTATATAACTAACTATACATCACAAAAaaaaatataccaaaaatattcatGCGTTAAAAACTATTAGATATGTTCTAGAAAATTCAGCATTTTTTAAAAGTTATGCATATATGTTTCATATAGTGTGAAGTAAAGTTCAAGTCCAAAACGAAGTCTAAAACATAAATCAAAGAAAGGAAGTAGAGAGGTGAAATTTGCATTAAAAGATGAAAGGtagaaaacaaagaaagaaaatgaCCAACTGAAAACGGGAAAAAGAGGGAAAACACACACAAAAACCAGCTAAACTGGGAATGGGCCGGCCGAGGCATGCGTAACGTTAGAGTTTGATCATTTTTTTTGCACAAAAAAAGTAGTTGAACGTAGCATACAAGATGCAACACAATCTTAGGATGCCCGTCGATAGCAATGCCACATTCTATATCAACAGCCGTGGTGCCTTATTGACACATATGGAAGATTAATATCCCACCGAAGATCAAAAATTTCTTGGATGACACGAGAGACTCGAAGCAGAGTGACACGAGACATAATGGATTTAGGAGGCTCGAACCAGAGCGACACGAGAGACCTCCTATGTGGGTCCGCTCACTAGCATGACCCAAATGACATCACTCTTTTATTAATTTGTTCTATTTCTCATTTATGTAATTATTTGTTTCAAAATCATTTTATTAAAATATTGTCAGAGTAACTTTGAATATAATAAAAATCATT encodes the following:
- the LOC123145462 gene encoding uncharacterized protein, which codes for MAMAASPPRVLCAALLVLLASSLIWASCEAEAAGDGRRRLAMLPPRGWNSYDSFSWTIDEAAFLHNAQIMADRLLPHGYQYAVIDFLWYRKNANGSGEDSYGFDSVDQWGRPFPDPERFPSSAGGEGFKHVADKVHAMGLKFGIHLMNGISTQAVNASTPILDVDTGKAYVEDGRQWTASDIGLTHRTCAWMSNGFMSVNTDAGAGRAFLRSLYRQYADWGVNFVKLDCIFGTDYSPKEIMAVSETLKELERPVILSISPGTEVTPALAENITQHVDMYRITGDDWDSWKDVRPHFDVARSFADANKIGATGLRGRSWPDLDMLPFGRLTDAGVNQGPHRSTNLTFDEQLTQMVLWSMAKSPLMYGGDLRHLNDDTFDLITHPTLLKINHHTKNNMEFGYIHSERTSERNEHSGRSDLTNNGGTVLGLATCNDKNTGGWHSSSKDHICRGFGIQNDNASFCMSKAKLLPTSDGVTMSGVEDQAKFHLVGIDTNDGCLDASVSPMFSTCEQHSKQVWELTENGQLKSSYSGLCATMKSSKEGESETTGARAWTATGDKGEIYLAFFNLDTASRKIAVRVPDLEKVAGQKLARKHLCTCTEVWSGKSRSLMKGDISEVVSAHGSILFEIQC
- the LOC123145463 gene encoding pentatricopeptide repeat-containing protein PPR5 homolog, chloroplastic — protein: MLAYPSTSTPPWPQRHPAAASPRRVAVAASPAGAPARGKRRRAGAGEGEADPAAEAAELVRFFLRKTDGGKDRLVSVLDRHVKVVRTEHCFLLFEELGRRDGWVQCLEIFRWMQKQRWYVADNGIYSKLISVMGRKGQIRMAMWLFSQMRNSGCKPDTSVYNSLIGAHLHSRDKSKALVKALGYFDKMKGMERCQPNIVTYNILLRACARASDTKQVDILFKDLDESIVSPDIYTYNGVIDGYGKNGMIAEMESVLVRMKSKQCRPDVITFNILIDSYGRKQTFDKMEQVFKSLLRSKERPTHPTFNSMITNYGKARLREKAESVLEKMGELGFKPNYVTQECLINMYAYCDCVSKAQQIFDELVSSQSTVPLSSLNAMLDAYCMNRLPMEADRLLDSAIEKGVVPSASTYKLLYKAYTRANDKMLVQKLLQRMNKQGIVPNKKFFLDALEAFGTSANKPRRVQTSNSARESSRDSASNLEMASPSKPVLSTLEAVGASKKTPRILPNSNSASKPDTGSESSSEIATSSKPELSFSQVAS